TGGGTCAGTGAACTCGAAGGTGGCCTCGCGGTTCTGGCCGGCAGCGCTGCTCTTGTCGCCAACCAGGGTGCTCGGGTCCAGCTCATTGGTGTAGTACGCGATGCAGCCGGTGTTGTCCTTAGCGGTCTTAGCCAGCGGATCGATGACGGACTTCGGGCCGGCAACGATCTGGCACTCACGCGGTAGGGAGTTCTCGCCCTTGGCAGCCTTAGCGAAGGAAGGAGTCTCAGCGACCTTCTTCAGCTCAACCTCGCCGATACCTTCAACGGTGACGGACTTCAGCGTGTAGACTGACTCGGCAGCGCGCTGCTGGTTGCTGGCGGAGAACTTCAGACCAGCGGTACCAGCCTCCGGGTCAACCAGGATGTGAGCGTCGCGGATGTTGACGAAGCCAAGAGCCGAGTTGGTGTTCTCAGCACCCTTGCCGGCAGCATCTTCGCCGCCGTTCATCGCACCGTCGACAGCCGGGTGCTGATTTGCGGTCTGCGAAATCTGACCGGCGCCACAAGCAGCAAGTGCAACTGCAGATGCTGCGGAGACGGTGACGAGGGCGCTGCGGCGAAGTACGGACTTGAAGGCCATGACTAGATTTCCTCCAGTAGCTTGAGGATGGGCGATAGGATTTTCAGTATTTAAAGAACACCTTAGTGTCTTCCTAAGATGTTCTCATACTACCCGTAAAATCATGGGGGGACATGATAGGGTGGAAGGCCGTTGGAAAGGGCGTGTGCATTACATGGAATTCAGCATTGGCGATACCGTAGTTTATCCGCACCACGGAGCTGCGAAAATCGAAAACATCATTGAACGAGAGCTTAACGGTGAGACCGTTCAGTACCTCGTACTGCAAATTCTGCAGAGTGATCTGAATATCCAGGTTCCCGCCAAGAATGCCGAGTTGGTTGGCGTCCGCGACGTTGTCGGTGAAGAGGGGCTGCTAAAGGTCTTCTCCGTTCTGCGTGAGACCGATGTGGAAGAGGCCGGCAACTGGTCCCGCCGCTACAAGGCCAACCAGGAACGACTGGGTTCGGGCGATATTAACAAGGTCGCTGAGGTAGTCCGTGACCTGTGGCGCCGCGATCAGGACCGCGGTCTGTCCGCCGGTGAAAAGCGTATGTTGAGCAAGGCTCGCCAGGTTCTCGTCGGTGAGCTCGCGCTTGCCGACGGCGTTGATGAGGCCAAGGTCGAGGAAGTCTTTGCCCGCGTCGATGCCACTATCGAACGTCACCGCACACTGGCACAGGAAGGTGCCGCTGGTGAGAAGAAGGATGAAGCCGACGATAAGCCGGTGGACCTGGACGCAGACGCATAAGTCGTTTCCCTTCCCCGGTTCCTTCCAGTAGGGATTTTCTGCACTTTTCCGGTTAACGGCTAGCGCACACACATTGCCCGTGTGCGCTAGCCGTTTTCTCTTTTTCACCCGTATCTATTTCCCCGCTATGCTCGGGGCTGTGACTTTTCAAATCTTCGATACCGCAACCCGCCAACTGAAGGATTTTGAGCCTCTCCGCGAGGGGCATGCCTCCATTTACCTGTGCGGTGCGACCCCGCAGGCTCAGCCGCACATTGGCCATGTTCGTTCCGGCGTGGCCTTTGATATCTTGCGCCGTTGGTTGATTGCCAAGGGGTATGACGTCGCGTTTGTGCGTAACGTCACCGATATCGATGACAAGATCTTGAATAAGGCCGCCGAGCACGGCCGCCCTTGGTGGGAGTGGGTCTCCCGCTTTGAGCGCGAATTTACCTGGGCCTACAACCAGCTCGGCGTTCTTCCGCCGAGCGTTGAGCCGCGCGCTACCGGACATGTCACTCAGATGGTGGAGTACATGCAGCGTCTGATGGATAACGGCTTCGCCTACGCTGTCGATGGCAGCGTCTATTTCGACGTGGACGCCTGGTCCAAGGCTGAAGGCAGCGACTACGGTAGCCTGTCCGGCAACCGCGTTGAGGAGATGGAGCAGGGCGAGACCAATACTCCGGGCAAGCGTGGCGCGCACGATTTTGCGCTGTGGAAGGCCGCCAAGCCGGGCGAGCCCTCCTGGCCGACGCCGTGGGGCAATGGGCGTCCGGGCTGGCACCTGGAGTGCTCGGCCATGGCCACCTACTACTTGGGTTCGGAGTTCGACATCCACTGTGGCGGTCTCGACCTGCAGTTCCCGCATCATGAAAACGAGATTGCGCAGTCGCACGCAGCTGGCGACGGCTTTGCCCGCTACTGGATGCACAATCACTGGGTCACCATGTCCGGTGAAAAGATGTCGAAGTCGCTC
The nucleotide sequence above comes from Corynebacterium amycolatum. Encoded proteins:
- a CDS encoding CarD family transcriptional regulator; the encoded protein is MEFSIGDTVVYPHHGAAKIENIIERELNGETVQYLVLQILQSDLNIQVPAKNAELVGVRDVVGEEGLLKVFSVLRETDVEEAGNWSRRYKANQERLGSGDINKVAEVVRDLWRRDQDRGLSAGEKRMLSKARQVLVGELALADGVDEAKVEEVFARVDATIERHRTLAQEGAAGEKKDEADDKPVDLDADA
- the cysS gene encoding cysteine--tRNA ligase, producing MTFQIFDTATRQLKDFEPLREGHASIYLCGATPQAQPHIGHVRSGVAFDILRRWLIAKGYDVAFVRNVTDIDDKILNKAAEHGRPWWEWVSRFEREFTWAYNQLGVLPPSVEPRATGHVTQMVEYMQRLMDNGFAYAVDGSVYFDVDAWSKAEGSDYGSLSGNRVEEMEQGETNTPGKRGAHDFALWKAAKPGEPSWPTPWGNGRPGWHLECSAMATYYLGSEFDIHCGGLDLQFPHHENEIAQSHAAGDGFARYWMHNHWVTMSGEKMSKSLGNVLSVPHILTMVRPVELRYYLGSAHYRSVLEYSEEALQEAAAGYRRIEAFMHRAVDKLGDIEIGEWTPAFEAALDDDLAVPRALAEIHNAVRGGNQALADGDETKAKEIAGAVRAMAAVLGFDPLNEQWATSDSGSDAAMHALGVLVEHQLEERTRARAEKDWATADAVRDRLKEAGIEVTDTADGPAWSVAD